One stretch of Natronobacterium gregoryi SP2 DNA includes these proteins:
- a CDS encoding DNA topoisomerase IV subunit A has protein sequence MSADNNEQAREQLIDLAAQFYDQFELGEIPHMSVPTRTKNNIEYDEDSDVWVYGDRESTRSANSVRGARKLLKAVYTIDFLADQLEEDRSSTLRELYYLSESWDNEEAQFSDQDESNSLIEDLEIVSGVTREDFHMRPEESGATIMGPLHLREQTRRGEREIHCQEDVGEGGYQIPNNPDTIEFLDCEADFILAVETGGMRDRLVENGFDEEYNALIVHLKGQPARATRRITKRLRDELSLPVTVFTDGDPWSYRIYGSVAYGSIKSAHLSEYLATPQAQFIGVQPADIVEYDLPTDPLSDSDKNALESELSDPRFQTDYWEEQIELQLEIEKKSEQQSLASHGLDFVTETYLPERLSEMGVL, from the coding sequence ATGAGCGCGGACAACAACGAGCAAGCACGAGAGCAGTTGATCGATCTCGCAGCACAGTTTTACGACCAGTTCGAACTGGGCGAGATCCCGCACATGTCCGTTCCGACGCGGACGAAGAACAACATCGAGTACGACGAGGACAGTGACGTCTGGGTCTACGGTGACCGCGAGTCGACGCGGTCGGCAAACTCCGTCCGCGGTGCCCGCAAACTCCTGAAAGCCGTCTACACGATCGACTTCCTCGCAGATCAACTCGAGGAAGACCGGTCCTCGACCCTGCGTGAACTCTATTACCTCTCGGAGAGCTGGGATAACGAGGAAGCCCAGTTCTCGGATCAGGACGAGTCGAACAGTCTCATCGAGGATTTAGAGATCGTCTCGGGAGTCACCCGCGAGGACTTCCATATGCGCCCAGAGGAGTCGGGTGCGACGATCATGGGGCCGCTTCACCTGCGCGAGCAGACTCGCCGGGGCGAACGCGAGATCCACTGCCAGGAAGACGTCGGCGAGGGTGGCTACCAGATCCCGAACAACCCAGACACGATCGAGTTTCTCGACTGCGAGGCCGACTTCATCCTGGCCGTCGAAACCGGTGGTATGCGCGACCGCCTGGTCGAAAACGGGTTCGACGAGGAGTACAATGCCCTTATCGTTCACCTGAAGGGGCAACCGGCACGTGCGACTCGCCGGATTACGAAGCGTCTCCGTGACGAACTCAGTCTGCCCGTTACGGTGTTTACCGACGGTGACCCGTGGTCGTACCGCATCTACGGCTCCGTCGCGTACGGATCGATCAAGTCTGCACACCTCTCCGAGTACCTGGCGACGCCGCAAGCCCAGTTTATCGGCGTCCAGCCGGCCGACATCGTCGAGTACGATCTGCCAACCGACCCGCTCAGCGACTCGGACAAGAACGCCTTAGAGAGTGAACTTTCGGACCCGCGCTTCCAGACCGACTACTGGGAGGAACAGATCGAGTTGCAACTCGAGATCGAGAAGAAGTCCGAACAGCAGTCGCTTGCGTCACACGGATTGGACTTCGTGACGGAGACGTATCTACCGGAACGTCTCAGCGAGATGGGCGTCCTCTAG
- a CDS encoding DNA topoisomerase VI subunit B, whose product MTSFQSTLGDEPGIAEELAESQQAISIAEFFEKNKHMLGFDSGARGLVTAVKEAVDNALDAAEEAGILPDIYVEIQEAGDYYRLIVEDNGPGLTKESLPKVFGKLLYGSRFHAREQSRGQQGIGISAAVLYAQLTSGKPAKITSRTEGSSEAQYFELIVDTDDNEPEISVEETTTWDRPHGTRIELEMEANMRARQQLHDYIKHTAVVNPHARLELREPQAHFKFERATDQLPEETEEIRPHPHGVELGTVMKMLTATDSQTVSGFLQEEFTRVGKKTADSIIDAFRDRHYGREMRWRSPAAHEDVDLHAAVSDATANKGADATAAFAEAIADEVDDHDRIAHHELLAVVDTAAEAVEEDHGTTFGDTVRENAVDAVWLELIDAVPESEEADAEDDSAESRLVDDMYALADEATSTRKDDEVVRAFSERLAGRFADATDEDVRHRFTRDTVRESVDRAAELTEEYDDVAFGDTARENVVEAIWDVMVTVPDDPPLVRELENDRDATSDLVDSMRATDIMAPPTRCLAPISAELVEAGLEKEFDADFYASATRDAEVHGGDPFIVEAGIAYGGELQAEGSADVMRFANRVPLVYQRGACATTDVVKSIGWRNYGLDQPGGSGLPNGPAVIMVHVASTNVPFTSESKDAVANVPEIEDEIELAIREAARDLKSYLNKRRSMQKRRKKQNVLGKILPEMAEKVAEVTAREEPDIGDALARIMNNVLVERQVEADGDGKSVSVVVENNSSTNESLEVTDIVSAEPTSLSDGATVVEMDGEWFVKWEPDVDSGDESTLEYEVADDASFDLDVKGVESEKLTVSA is encoded by the coding sequence ATGACGTCGTTTCAGTCGACACTCGGTGACGAGCCGGGGATCGCCGAGGAGCTGGCCGAGAGTCAGCAGGCGATCTCTATCGCCGAGTTCTTCGAGAAGAACAAGCACATGCTCGGCTTCGACAGCGGCGCTCGAGGCCTCGTCACGGCCGTCAAGGAAGCCGTCGACAACGCCCTAGACGCCGCCGAGGAAGCCGGTATTCTACCCGATATCTACGTCGAAATTCAGGAAGCGGGTGACTACTACCGGCTGATCGTCGAGGACAACGGCCCCGGGCTGACGAAAGAATCGCTACCGAAAGTGTTCGGGAAGCTACTGTATGGATCGCGCTTTCACGCCCGCGAACAGTCCCGCGGACAGCAGGGGATCGGTATCTCCGCCGCCGTGCTTTATGCGCAGTTGACCAGCGGCAAACCGGCGAAAATCACCAGCCGGACCGAGGGCTCGAGCGAAGCCCAGTACTTCGAGCTCATCGTCGACACCGACGACAACGAACCCGAAATCAGCGTCGAGGAGACGACCACGTGGGATCGGCCACACGGGACGCGCATCGAACTCGAGATGGAAGCCAACATGCGCGCCCGCCAGCAACTCCACGACTACATCAAGCACACGGCGGTCGTCAACCCGCACGCGCGCCTCGAACTGCGCGAACCGCAGGCTCACTTCAAGTTCGAGCGCGCGACCGACCAACTGCCCGAGGAGACCGAGGAGATTCGACCCCACCCACACGGCGTCGAACTCGGAACCGTCATGAAGATGTTGACGGCGACGGACTCCCAGACCGTCTCGGGCTTTTTGCAGGAAGAGTTCACGCGCGTCGGGAAAAAGACCGCCGACTCGATCATCGACGCCTTCCGCGACCGCCACTACGGTCGCGAGATGCGCTGGCGGTCGCCAGCGGCACACGAAGACGTCGACCTCCACGCTGCAGTCTCCGACGCAACGGCCAACAAGGGAGCGGACGCGACCGCTGCTTTTGCCGAGGCGATCGCCGACGAGGTCGACGACCACGACCGGATCGCCCACCACGAACTGCTCGCGGTCGTCGATACGGCGGCCGAAGCGGTCGAGGAAGACCACGGAACCACGTTCGGCGATACCGTCCGAGAGAACGCAGTCGATGCGGTCTGGCTCGAGCTTATCGACGCCGTTCCGGAGTCGGAGGAGGCCGACGCCGAGGACGACTCCGCGGAGTCGCGACTCGTCGACGACATGTACGCGCTCGCCGACGAAGCGACGAGCACGCGCAAGGACGACGAGGTCGTCCGCGCGTTCAGCGAGCGACTCGCCGGCCGGTTCGCGGACGCGACCGACGAGGACGTTCGCCATCGGTTCACCCGCGATACGGTTCGGGAGTCCGTCGACCGCGCTGCGGAACTCACCGAGGAGTACGACGACGTCGCCTTCGGTGACACCGCCCGCGAGAACGTCGTCGAGGCGATCTGGGACGTCATGGTCACCGTGCCCGACGACCCACCGCTCGTCCGGGAACTCGAGAACGATCGCGACGCCACCAGTGACCTCGTCGACTCGATGCGTGCGACCGACATCATGGCTCCACCGACGCGATGTCTCGCACCAATCTCTGCAGAACTGGTCGAGGCTGGCCTCGAGAAAGAGTTCGACGCCGACTTCTACGCCTCTGCGACACGTGACGCCGAGGTTCACGGCGGCGACCCGTTCATCGTTGAGGCCGGTATCGCCTACGGCGGCGAACTTCAGGCAGAGGGAAGCGCCGACGTGATGCGGTTCGCGAACCGCGTCCCGCTGGTCTATCAACGCGGCGCGTGTGCGACGACGGACGTGGTCAAGTCGATTGGCTGGCGCAATTACGGGCTCGACCAGCCCGGCGGCTCGGGACTGCCAAACGGTCCCGCGGTGATCATGGTCCACGTCGCCTCGACGAACGTTCCCTTCACGAGCGAGTCGAAAGACGCCGTCGCGAACGTTCCCGAGATCGAAGACGAGATCGAACTCGCGATCCGCGAGGCCGCACGCGACCTCAAGAGCTACCTCAACAAGCGCCGGTCGATGCAAAAACGGCGCAAGAAACAGAACGTCCTCGGAAAGATACTGCCGGAGATGGCCGAGAAAGTCGCCGAAGTCACCGCCCGCGAGGAACCCGACATCGGCGACGCGCTCGCACGCATCATGAACAACGTACTCGTCGAACGGCAGGTCGAAGCAGACGGTGACGGCAAGTCGGTCTCGGTCGTCGTCGAGAACAACTCGAGTACGAACGAATCGCTCGAGGTGACCGACATCGTCTCGGCCGAACCGACCTCTCTCTCGGACGGTGCGACGGTCGTCGAGATGGACGGCGAGTGGTTCGTCAAGTGGGAGCCCGACGTCGACAGTGGTGACGAGTCGACCTTGGAGTACGAGGTCGCCGACGACGCGTCGTTCGATCTGGATGTAAAGGGAGTCGAAAGCGAGAAACTCACGGTGTCAGCATGA
- a CDS encoding transcriptional regulator encodes MNPDDTDDHGGKEDASDLESDREPAFDEETEERIRTTAAEEVDQRIVDLLSWILDTETRAKIYVHSLANPGSTSEEIAKGTGLYPSTVREALAELHDEERVTREKRASEGAGNNPYEYTAIQPSELVGGVVDQVQQELNAIVTLDQVFDRDEDDPSEPAFGEDAEPVTITVDDTGPFEDDETNVDVAATEPEPDEKDESEPSSDDEPVDE; translated from the coding sequence ATGAATCCAGACGACACCGACGACCACGGGGGAAAAGAGGACGCCAGCGACCTCGAGTCCGACCGGGAGCCGGCGTTCGACGAGGAGACAGAAGAGCGAATTCGGACGACGGCTGCCGAAGAAGTCGACCAGCGGATCGTCGACCTGCTCTCGTGGATTCTGGACACGGAGACGCGGGCGAAGATCTACGTGCATTCGCTCGCGAACCCGGGCAGCACGTCGGAGGAGATCGCGAAAGGGACAGGTCTCTATCCCAGTACCGTCCGGGAGGCGCTGGCCGAACTCCACGACGAGGAACGCGTCACGCGCGAAAAGCGAGCCAGCGAGGGAGCCGGTAACAACCCCTACGAGTACACGGCGATCCAGCCCAGCGAACTCGTCGGCGGCGTCGTCGACCAGGTACAGCAGGAATTGAACGCGATCGTCACGCTCGATCAGGTTTTCGACCGCGACGAGGACGATCCGTCCGAACCCGCGTTCGGCGAAGACGCCGAACCAGTCACGATCACTGTCGACGACACCGGCCCGTTCGAAGACGACGAGACGAACGTCGACGTCGCCGCTACGGAGCCCGAACCGGACGAGAAAGACGAGTCAGAACCCTCATCCGACGACGAACCCGTCGACGAGTGA
- a CDS encoding M24 family metallopeptidase, whose product MEKRERLESYLEENGLDSVWFARPNSFAWLTGGSNVVDRESDSGVAAIGYDGGFRLLATNVELERIVDEELPDLEDEEISTERFPWQESSLGGALADHVDGRAATDIDTPGTETVDPTRLRQPLTERDRERYRELGRETAAAVEAVCRELQSGDTEHEVASALRVALSAREIEAPVVLVGGAERAQQYRHYTPKRTELGDYALVSVTAQRNGLHASCTRTVAFDPPAWLEERHEAAATVEATALVATQEAATGEKQGTAGDVFEAIQDAYEVVGHAGEWERHHQGGAAGFDGREWVATPDRETSVEIPMAYAWNPTVQGAKSEDTVLVTAEGFEVLTASDRWPTTTVEAVGEDRPLELERPGVLELEE is encoded by the coding sequence ATGGAGAAACGCGAGCGACTCGAGTCGTACCTCGAAGAGAACGGGCTCGATTCGGTCTGGTTCGCCCGGCCGAACAGTTTCGCCTGGCTGACGGGCGGTTCCAACGTCGTCGACCGCGAAAGCGACAGTGGCGTCGCGGCGATCGGCTACGACGGTGGGTTTCGACTGCTGGCGACTAACGTCGAACTCGAGCGGATCGTCGACGAAGAGCTTCCCGACCTCGAGGACGAGGAGATCTCGACCGAACGGTTCCCGTGGCAGGAATCGTCGCTGGGCGGGGCACTCGCCGACCACGTCGACGGACGGGCAGCGACAGACATCGACACACCGGGGACCGAGACGGTCGATCCGACGAGGTTGCGCCAGCCGCTGACCGAACGCGACCGGGAGCGATACCGTGAACTGGGTCGGGAGACTGCGGCGGCCGTCGAGGCGGTCTGTCGGGAGCTCCAGTCCGGCGACACCGAACACGAGGTCGCGTCTGCGCTACGGGTCGCCCTCTCGGCCCGTGAGATCGAGGCTCCGGTCGTCCTCGTCGGTGGCGCCGAACGCGCCCAGCAGTACCGCCACTACACGCCGAAGCGGACAGAGCTCGGCGACTACGCGCTCGTCTCGGTGACCGCACAGCGCAACGGCCTTCACGCGAGCTGCACGCGGACCGTCGCCTTCGATCCGCCCGCGTGGCTCGAAGAGCGCCACGAGGCCGCAGCGACCGTCGAGGCGACGGCGCTCGTGGCGACACAGGAGGCTGCAACTGGTGAGAAGCAGGGAACCGCGGGCGATGTCTTCGAGGCGATCCAGGACGCCTACGAGGTCGTCGGTCACGCTGGTGAGTGGGAGCGTCACCATCAGGGTGGGGCTGCGGGGTTCGACGGCCGGGAGTGGGTCGCGACACCAGACCGCGAGACATCCGTCGAGATACCGATGGCCTACGCCTGGAACCCGACGGTTCAGGGGGCAAAAAGCGAAGATACCGTACTGGTGACCGCCGAGGGGTTCGAGGTACTCACCGCAAGCGACCGCTGGCCGACGACGACCGTCGAGGCCGTCGGCGAAGACCGGCCACTCGAACTCGAGCGACCGGGCGTTCTGGAGCTCGAGGAGTGA
- a CDS encoding COX15/CtaA family protein: MSSDTTPRPGVRSLIDRLGYHHLLASTLVLVTATILLGVAAKATGSGLACEANWPQCDAGPYNLFPANLPSFYEWFHRFVAMFAGFAIIGSAVTAWRTPTVDRRVTALVVLGMILTPIQVVLGWQTVAQYTMDILSLHFWTAVLIFGLFVVATVLVWEHRLRASHVTGALALGAAAVPFHVLLSPPIIADVSSYSATVQMLQYGVTLAVVAAAIVAPMVGRRQLEDGRLTGYLSGTGVFALVVVFLGRQTGMAVSATLDLLYVVTAGVLLIAFLAGIVLVRRRT; this comes from the coding sequence GTGTCGTCTGACACTACTCCCCGTCCAGGTGTTCGTTCGCTGATCGACCGCCTCGGCTACCACCACCTGCTCGCTTCGACACTGGTGCTGGTCACCGCGACGATCCTGCTGGGCGTCGCCGCGAAAGCGACCGGGTCGGGACTGGCGTGTGAAGCGAACTGGCCGCAGTGTGACGCAGGGCCGTACAATCTGTTCCCCGCGAATCTCCCGAGTTTCTACGAGTGGTTCCACCGCTTCGTCGCCATGTTCGCCGGTTTCGCGATCATCGGCTCCGCCGTCACCGCCTGGCGTACCCCGACCGTCGACAGGCGCGTAACCGCACTCGTCGTCCTCGGAATGATCCTGACGCCGATCCAGGTCGTCCTCGGCTGGCAAACCGTCGCACAGTACACGATGGACATCCTGTCGCTGCACTTCTGGACGGCCGTGCTCATCTTCGGGCTGTTCGTGGTCGCGACCGTCCTGGTCTGGGAACACCGGCTCCGGGCGAGCCACGTGACCGGCGCGCTCGCGCTCGGGGCCGCTGCCGTCCCCTTCCACGTCCTCCTCAGTCCCCCGATCATCGCTGACGTCTCGAGTTACTCGGCGACGGTCCAGATGCTCCAGTACGGTGTGACACTCGCCGTCGTCGCCGCCGCCATCGTCGCCCCGATGGTCGGTCGACGGCAACTCGAGGACGGTCGTCTGACCGGCTACCTCTCCGGGACGGGTGTCTTCGCACTCGTGGTCGTCTTCCTCGGCCGACAGACCGGCATGGCGGTCAGTGCGACGCTCGATCTACTGTACGTCGTCACTGCCGGCGTCCTCCTGATTGCCTTCCTGGCGGGCATCGTCCTCGTTCGACGCCGCACGTAG
- a CDS encoding metal-dependent hydrolase: protein MYQAGHYGAALLVYAPLGTAVALFGGDGVALVGAFVCVSLSTVPDLDHRLPLVAHRGPTHTVAFALLVGVTMAALAAVLVEPGSPLAGTALVTFAFVVGTLSIVSHLLADVLTPMGIRPFWPISSRHYSLEVTRAANPVANYALLALGVGSVVIAATLVAVFG, encoded by the coding sequence ATGTACCAGGCCGGCCACTACGGCGCTGCACTCCTCGTGTACGCGCCGCTCGGAACTGCCGTCGCCCTGTTCGGTGGAGACGGCGTCGCACTCGTCGGCGCGTTCGTCTGTGTGTCGCTATCGACGGTGCCCGACCTCGACCACCGACTGCCGCTGGTAGCCCACCGCGGGCCGACACACACCGTCGCCTTCGCCCTGCTCGTCGGTGTCACGATGGCCGCCCTGGCGGCCGTGCTGGTCGAACCGGGATCGCCGCTCGCCGGAACTGCCCTCGTCACGTTCGCGTTCGTCGTCGGCACGCTGTCGATCGTCTCGCACCTGCTCGCCGACGTGCTGACACCGATGGGAATCCGTCCGTTCTGGCCGATCTCGAGTCGACACTACTCACTCGAGGTGACGCGTGCAGCGAATCCGGTCGCGAACTATGCGCTGCTGGCGCTGGGCGTCGGTTCGGTCGTCATCGCGGCAACGCTGGTCGCCGTTTTCGGATGA
- a CDS encoding CopG family ribbon-helix-helix protein, with protein sequence MRTSLTIPDETLAEFDRTWQAEGLDSRSRAVREAIQEYVESHHTVERARGTVAATIVFDYVHDEVIEDLHEIQHEFQSVIDTNCHVHHGEWCLEAIFCHGAAEEIRSLVYRLKDFDAVSRVSVTLLRSDGEY encoded by the coding sequence ATGCGGACGAGCCTCACGATTCCCGACGAGACGCTGGCCGAATTCGATCGAACCTGGCAGGCAGAAGGGTTAGACTCTCGCTCCCGCGCGGTTCGCGAGGCGATCCAGGAGTACGTCGAGTCTCACCACACTGTAGAGCGAGCGCGAGGCACCGTCGCAGCGACTATCGTTTTCGACTACGTCCACGACGAAGTCATCGAAGACCTCCACGAGATCCAACACGAGTTCCAGTCGGTGATCGACACGAACTGCCACGTCCACCACGGCGAGTGGTGTCTCGAGGCGATCTTCTGTCACGGCGCGGCCGAGGAGATCCGATCGCTGGTCTACCGGCTAAAAGACTTCGACGCCGTCAGCCGCGTCTCGGTGACGCTGTTACGATCTGACGGCGAGTACTGA
- a CDS encoding uracil-DNA glycosylase family protein, with translation MKNVTGRTSNPFGLRPPFDRTPDGERTAVFGYGDANADFHVVGDHPGVHGGKRTGVPFTETESDRGVQDVFRETGFVTGPEDEPDLENLYLNYLHMCCLPNGHEPTQQGYDDLERYFDAELRAINAHVLLPVGETATDHVIREYTTQRRRLNLEMADLHARQIRGRGFMVVPIRDPTAWEDGDRERIGSSLTEILASDYRQTKGVATLVG, from the coding sequence GTGAAAAACGTCACCGGCAGAACGAGCAACCCGTTCGGACTCCGGCCTCCCTTCGACCGTACGCCCGACGGTGAACGCACCGCCGTCTTCGGCTACGGTGACGCCAACGCCGACTTCCACGTCGTCGGCGACCACCCCGGCGTCCACGGCGGAAAGCGGACCGGCGTTCCGTTCACCGAGACCGAGTCGGACCGTGGTGTCCAGGACGTCTTCCGCGAAACCGGCTTCGTCACGGGGCCGGAAGACGAACCCGACCTCGAGAACCTCTACCTGAACTACCTCCACATGTGCTGTCTGCCGAACGGCCACGAGCCGACCCAGCAGGGGTACGACGACCTGGAGCGGTACTTCGACGCCGAACTGCGCGCGATCAACGCACACGTCCTCCTGCCGGTCGGCGAGACCGCTACGGACCACGTCATCCGGGAGTACACGACCCAGCGTCGGCGTCTCAACCTCGAGATGGCCGATCTCCACGCCCGCCAGATCCGCGGTCGTGGGTTCATGGTCGTCCCGATCAGGGACCCCACAGCGTGGGAAGACGGCGACCGCGAGCGAATCGGCTCCTCGCTCACGGAAATCCTCGCAAGCGACTACCGGCAGACGAAGGGCGTAGCGACGCTGGTCGGCTGA
- a CDS encoding J domain-containing protein, which yields MTEDFYDLLEISSDTSQDEIKDAYREKVRVYHPDVNDDDRARAQFTAVKKAYEILGDPVERQAYDRLGHEEYVAKRTSGIPSPEVWRSSDDGTTATADSPSSSTTGSGSSTRTSRTTGTKAGSSRSRSRQGGTKTESTSSSKSTSDGTNSSGSSNSHAGTKTDSKSSTETTRRSNSAGAAVDESTNSHSTATPSDAKAATSDGGRTARAAGSPRRTADSKGRLTDNAVVRWWRRQNFSLPLIWLSVLLYLSGIAQFALANRPALEDIAAELAVVGTDVTGVWTVLTGSRHGVQTTTEFVTGLELVTLPVAPLQLYGTVAGIVVAAAGVVALDRIVRREDTWETISIDETILLSLALVAASTLLGGPLLAGAVLMPFLFTVIVHQTRLKPGWKPSYLYVAPVLAPAVVLVAAGLGFTPTLVVDLLAFLVFPLAGALGLPLRATIRKHFGR from the coding sequence ATGACAGAGGACTTCTACGACCTTCTCGAGATCTCTTCTGACACCTCTCAGGACGAGATCAAAGACGCCTACCGGGAGAAGGTCCGCGTCTACCATCCCGACGTGAACGACGACGACCGCGCCCGGGCGCAGTTCACGGCGGTCAAGAAAGCCTACGAGATCCTGGGCGATCCGGTCGAACGACAGGCCTACGATCGTCTGGGCCACGAAGAGTACGTCGCAAAGCGGACGAGCGGCATCCCGTCTCCGGAGGTCTGGCGCAGTTCGGACGACGGAACGACGGCTACGGCCGATTCTCCTTCGAGTTCGACCACTGGATCGGGATCGAGCACTCGAACGTCCCGAACGACCGGAACCAAAGCCGGTTCGTCCCGGTCTCGATCCCGGCAGGGTGGGACGAAGACGGAATCGACGTCTTCGTCGAAGTCGACGAGCGACGGCACGAACTCGAGCGGATCGTCGAACAGCCACGCGGGGACGAAAACCGACTCGAAGAGCAGCACCGAAACGACACGCCGGTCGAACTCGGCTGGAGCCGCTGTAGACGAAAGTACGAACAGTCACTCTACTGCAACCCCGTCCGACGCGAAAGCAGCGACCAGCGACGGCGGCCGGACGGCTCGTGCTGCCGGATCGCCGCGACGGACGGCTGACTCGAAGGGACGGCTCACGGACAACGCCGTCGTCAGGTGGTGGCGGCGGCAAAACTTCTCGTTGCCGCTGATCTGGCTGTCGGTCCTGCTTTACCTGTCCGGAATCGCCCAGTTCGCCCTAGCGAACAGGCCTGCACTCGAGGATATCGCAGCCGAGCTGGCCGTCGTCGGTACCGACGTCACCGGAGTCTGGACGGTTCTCACCGGTAGCCGGCACGGCGTCCAGACGACGACCGAGTTCGTGACCGGTCTCGAACTCGTCACGCTCCCGGTCGCTCCGCTCCAGTTGTACGGCACAGTTGCCGGAATCGTCGTCGCTGCCGCCGGCGTCGTCGCGCTCGATCGGATCGTTCGCCGAGAAGACACCTGGGAGACGATATCGATCGACGAGACGATCCTGCTGTCGCTTGCGCTCGTCGCGGCGTCGACGCTGCTCGGCGGTCCCCTGCTTGCCGGTGCGGTCCTCATGCCGTTTCTGTTTACGGTGATCGTTCACCAGACACGGCTAAAGCCGGGCTGGAAACCGTCGTATCTGTACGTGGCACCGGTGCTTGCACCTGCAGTTGTACTCGTCGCTGCCGGTCTCGGGTTTACGCCGACGCTCGTCGTCGACCTGCTTGCGTTCCTCGTTTTTCCGCTTGCGGGCGCGCTCGGGCTTCCGCTGCGGGCGACGATCAGGAAACACTTCGGGCGCTGA
- a CDS encoding DNA polymerase Y family protein has translation MSDGPRLPGVEQEREEERIVLHVDADCFYAACERLREPKLEGEPVVVGMGYEPGETIGAVATASYEAREFGVESAQAISTALERLPRRAGLSPDADDYDPDLIREETGYYRPVDMDYYESIAEAVQSILHDCADVVREVSIDEAYLDVTERTAWEVADGFARHVKDRIRREVGIVVSVGAAPTMSAAKIASDYDKPDGLTVVRPDELRAFLAPLAVDLLHGVGPVTARELREMGLETAGDVAAADPEPLVERFGERGRELYDRARGDDDRRVEPKGDPKSFSRESAFAEPVSDPGPKYEQIETLAAAVADRAQREGALYRTVGIKAVTPPYDVNTRERSLPGPVDDPDLVDRITRELFAEFETEPVRKVGVRVANLEFASADQASLDGWGHAADRPRTDESGSELDEESINRSSGQSSLTDFR, from the coding sequence ATGTCCGACGGGCCGCGGCTGCCAGGCGTCGAGCAGGAACGGGAGGAAGAGCGGATCGTCCTCCACGTCGACGCCGACTGTTTCTACGCTGCCTGTGAGCGGCTCCGAGAGCCGAAACTCGAGGGTGAACCCGTCGTCGTCGGGATGGGCTATGAACCCGGCGAGACGATCGGCGCGGTCGCGACCGCGAGTTACGAGGCCCGCGAGTTCGGCGTCGAGAGCGCGCAGGCGATCTCGACCGCGCTCGAGCGTCTCCCTCGCCGCGCTGGGCTTTCCCCCGACGCCGACGACTACGATCCCGACCTCATCCGCGAGGAGACCGGCTACTACCGGCCCGTCGACATGGACTACTACGAGTCGATCGCCGAGGCGGTCCAGTCGATTCTCCACGACTGTGCCGATGTCGTCCGCGAGGTCAGCATCGACGAGGCCTACCTAGATGTCACCGAACGCACCGCCTGGGAGGTCGCGGACGGCTTCGCCCGCCACGTCAAGGATCGCATTCGACGGGAAGTCGGCATCGTCGTCAGCGTCGGCGCAGCACCGACGATGAGCGCGGCCAAAATCGCCAGCGACTACGACAAACCGGACGGGCTGACCGTCGTTCGTCCCGACGAACTCCGAGCGTTTCTCGCACCGCTTGCGGTCGACCTGCTCCACGGCGTCGGCCCGGTCACGGCCCGGGAACTTCGAGAGATGGGTCTCGAGACGGCCGGTGACGTCGCCGCCGCCGATCCGGAGCCGCTGGTCGAGCGCTTCGGCGAGCGCGGCCGTGAACTGTACGACCGTGCTCGCGGCGACGACGACCGTCGCGTCGAGCCGAAAGGCGATCCGAAAAGTTTCTCGCGGGAGTCGGCGTTCGCGGAGCCGGTTTCCGACCCGGGGCCGAAGTACGAACAGATCGAGACGCTCGCGGCCGCCGTCGCCGACCGCGCACAGCGAGAGGGTGCACTCTACAGAACCGTCGGCATCAAGGCCGTCACACCCCCGTACGATGTCAACACCCGCGAACGGTCGCTTCCAGGGCCCGTGGACGACCCCGACCTCGTCGATCGGATCACCAGGGAACTGTTCGCCGAGTTCGAGACCGAACCCGTCCGGAAGGTCGGCGTCCGCGTCGCAAACCTCGAGTTCGCGTCGGCCGACCAGGCGAGTCTCGACGGCTGGGGACACGCCGCCGACCGACCTCGAACCGACGAGTCTGGGTCCGAACTCGACGAGGAGTCGATAAATCGCTCGAGTGGTCAGTCCTCACTGACTGATTTCCGGTAA